Proteins encoded together in one Terriglobus saanensis SP1PR4 window:
- a CDS encoding NUDIX domain-containing protein, protein MIKTISSREVYRNKWTRVREDVIERSNGERGIFGVVDKDPACIVVALEREADGTEYLWLVEQFRYTVGGRYMEFPQGGWEQEEVVPEDLARGELREETGLVAGKMTLLGFHWIAYGVMNQKHYVFLAEELVQGEHDRDAEETDLEVKRLSVREFEDALFDGTIRDNCTAAAWALYKIWRERQV, encoded by the coding sequence ATGATCAAGACGATCAGTTCGCGCGAGGTTTACCGGAACAAGTGGACGCGCGTACGCGAAGACGTGATCGAGCGATCGAACGGCGAGCGCGGCATCTTCGGCGTGGTCGACAAAGACCCGGCGTGCATTGTGGTGGCATTGGAGCGTGAGGCGGATGGGACGGAGTATCTCTGGCTCGTCGAACAGTTCCGCTACACGGTAGGTGGACGTTACATGGAGTTCCCGCAAGGTGGATGGGAGCAGGAAGAGGTCGTCCCTGAAGATCTGGCGCGGGGCGAGCTGCGCGAAGAGACCGGATTGGTCGCCGGGAAGATGACTCTGCTGGGCTTTCACTGGATCGCGTATGGCGTCATGAATCAAAAGCACTATGTCTTTCTTGCGGAAGAGCTTGTGCAGGGCGAGCACGATCGCGATGCCGAGGAGACCGATCTCGAAGTGAAGCGTTTGAGCGTGCGCGAGTTCGAAGATGCTTTGTTCGATGGAACGATCAGAGACAACTGCACGGCCGCTGCCTGGGCGCTGTATAAGATCTGGCGGGAGAGGCAGGTTTAG
- a CDS encoding cupin domain-containing protein: protein MANGAEFRSIVHGELKTGESVDLHETMQPVGTVPSPLHAIQHSEFIVVREGMIVFVHEGKVERVGPGGVMYVALGTIHSLKNVGDVPARYVVIAIGGDVKK, encoded by the coding sequence ATGGCGAATGGAGCGGAGTTTCGTAGCATCGTGCATGGCGAGTTGAAGACAGGTGAGAGCGTAGATCTGCATGAGACAATGCAGCCCGTCGGCACCGTGCCGAGCCCACTTCATGCGATCCAACATTCCGAGTTCATCGTCGTGCGCGAGGGAATGATCGTCTTTGTGCATGAGGGCAAGGTAGAGCGTGTCGGTCCCGGCGGAGTGATGTACGTCGCCTTGGGCACGATCCATTCGCTGAAAAATGTTGGTGATGTTCCCGCGCGCTACGTTGTCATTGCGATCGGCGGAGATGTTAAAAAGTAA
- a CDS encoding ester cyclase: protein MSANVLSNVIEDYLALWSRPGVTREFLSLYTDDCVYEDVARGSVARGKPELESFYQEVRAAFPDFAKVFVSSMSTEDHGAVQWVMKGTQTGDLPGLPATNKKMSVRGISIFEMRGDKIKELHEYYNFAEALKQLGA from the coding sequence ATGTCTGCAAATGTTTTAAGTAATGTCATCGAAGATTATTTGGCTTTATGGTCAAGGCCTGGAGTGACCCGGGAATTTCTTTCGCTCTATACGGATGACTGTGTCTATGAGGATGTAGCGAGGGGGAGTGTCGCGAGGGGGAAGCCCGAGTTAGAAAGCTTCTATCAAGAAGTTCGTGCAGCTTTTCCCGATTTCGCTAAAGTATTTGTGTCCAGCATGAGTACAGAAGATCACGGCGCAGTGCAGTGGGTCATGAAGGGTACGCAGACGGGGGATCTTCCAGGACTTCCAGCGACCAATAAAAAGATGTCTGTCCGTGGAATCAGCATCTTTGAAATGCGGGGAGATAAGATTAAAGAGTTACACGAGTACTACAACTTTGCAGAAGCGCTTAAGCAACTTGGGGCGTAA
- a CDS encoding vWA domain-containing protein — translation MKRTRYTKFNGDLASSLGLEDLMEALSDFLLDSGFQDPMSQFQELDGDHNMENLREAIRQVLEDGSFLDMEAQEQYEAMSEEQREEMIDQLVERLEQGNFIQQEQGDPSETQSSSGPGEIQQPAPPQGEARFNVTDKSMDFLSYKSLRDLLGGMGRANMGRHDTRYEASGIESSGSSKPYEFGDTMNLDVNATLSSALQREGLGLPLNIEYSDLHIHQSEYQSSCATVVMLDCSHSMILYGEDRFTPAKRVAMALSHLIRTQFPGDSLHLVLFHDSAEEMPIQQVARVRVGPWYTNTREGLRVAQRILARSNKDMKQIVMITDGKPSALTLPDGRIYKNAFGLDPIVLSETLEEVARCKRASIVINTFMLAQDFALMQFVQKVSAMCRGKAYFTTPDKLGSYLLMDFMNRRMKTIH, via the coding sequence ATGAAGCGCACACGCTATACCAAGTTCAACGGAGATCTCGCTTCCTCGCTCGGCCTCGAAGATCTGATGGAAGCACTGAGCGACTTCCTGCTCGACTCCGGCTTTCAGGATCCGATGTCGCAGTTCCAGGAACTCGACGGCGATCACAACATGGAGAATCTCCGCGAAGCGATCCGCCAGGTTCTCGAAGACGGCAGCTTTCTCGACATGGAGGCGCAGGAACAGTACGAGGCCATGTCCGAAGAGCAGCGCGAAGAGATGATCGATCAACTCGTCGAGCGCCTCGAGCAAGGCAACTTCATCCAGCAGGAACAAGGCGACCCCTCCGAAACGCAGAGCAGTAGCGGACCCGGAGAAATCCAGCAGCCCGCGCCGCCACAGGGCGAAGCGCGCTTCAACGTCACAGACAAGAGCATGGATTTCCTCAGCTACAAATCCCTGCGCGATCTCCTTGGAGGCATGGGCCGCGCCAACATGGGCCGCCATGATACACGCTACGAAGCCAGTGGCATCGAGTCGAGCGGATCCAGCAAACCCTACGAGTTCGGCGATACGATGAACCTCGACGTCAACGCCACGCTCTCTAGTGCACTGCAGCGCGAAGGCCTGGGCCTTCCACTCAACATCGAATACTCCGATCTTCACATTCACCAGTCGGAGTACCAGTCCTCGTGCGCCACGGTCGTCATGCTCGACTGCTCGCACTCGATGATTCTCTACGGCGAAGACCGTTTCACGCCCGCAAAGCGCGTTGCCATGGCGCTCTCGCACCTCATCCGAACGCAGTTCCCCGGCGACTCCCTTCACCTCGTCCTATTCCATGACTCTGCCGAAGAGATGCCCATCCAGCAGGTCGCGCGCGTCCGCGTGGGCCCGTGGTACACCAACACCCGCGAAGGTCTGCGCGTAGCCCAGCGTATCCTCGCCCGTTCCAATAAAGACATGAAGCAGATCGTGATGATCACGGACGGCAAACCTTCTGCGCTCACCCTGCCCGACGGCCGCATCTACAAAAACGCCTTCGGCCTCGATCCCATTGTGCTCTCCGAAACGCTGGAAGAAGTGGCCCGCTGCAAGCGCGCCAGCATCGTCATCAATACCTTCATGCTCGCGCAGGACTTCGCCCTGATGCAATTCGTTCAAAAGGTCAGCGCCATGTGCCGAGGCAAAGCCTACTTCACCACGCCGGACAAACTTGGCAGCTACCTGCTGATGGACTTCATGAATCGCCGGATGAAGACGATTCACTAG